One window from the genome of Silvimonas iriomotensis encodes:
- a CDS encoding alkyl/aryl-sulfatase: MERSTFCRTVIASALLLALGHAWAEGPKPATSFTKAENQKLLDYLPFDNKQDFDDVKRGFIADLPSPVIKGAKGNTVIDLSQFDFLKQQGPAPDTVNPSLWRQEQLLSVRGLFKVVDGVYQVRNIDLANISFIRGKTGWIVIDPLTSVETAKAALDLINAKVENLPVTGVIFTHSHVDHFAGIRGVVKEEDVRAGKVPVVAPEGFMEESVSENVFAGNVMSRRASYMYGNLLPKNPQGAVGAGLGLTTAAGTITLFEPSKLIEKTGEKMTIDGVDVVFQMAPGTEAPAEMLFYFPQFKLIDLAEDATHTLHNLLTMRGAKVRDASKWGKTLDTTLDMWGKDAVVSMGSHHWPQWGNDRVVKHLEDQRDLYKYINDQVLRMANEGLTMHEIADQFVLPDGLAKEFYNRGYYGDLKHNVRSTYQFYQGWWDGNPANLNPLPPVEESKKYVEMIGVDKMMSTAKAAFDKGDYRWSATVTNKIVFAQPDNQAAKNLEADALEQLGYQAESGPARDFYLSGAQELRNGIQKAATPNTSSPDIIRGMTTEMFLDFLGVHFNGPKLGNHTYHFNLIFPDTKEKFTLYAENGVLGYGKDKQYPSGADATITLNRSTLDKIALGQLKLGNLSETGEVKFDGDKAKFNELVTYFDKFDFWFPIAAP; encoded by the coding sequence ATGGAACGCTCCACTTTTTGTCGAACTGTCATCGCCTCCGCACTTTTGCTTGCCCTGGGACACGCTTGGGCGGAAGGGCCCAAACCAGCAACCAGCTTCACCAAGGCCGAGAACCAGAAGTTGCTGGACTATCTGCCGTTTGATAACAAACAGGATTTTGACGACGTCAAACGCGGCTTCATCGCCGATTTGCCCTCCCCCGTGATCAAAGGTGCCAAGGGCAATACGGTGATTGATCTCTCGCAGTTCGATTTCCTCAAGCAACAAGGCCCGGCACCAGATACGGTGAACCCGAGCCTGTGGCGGCAAGAGCAACTGCTGTCTGTGCGCGGCTTGTTCAAGGTCGTCGATGGCGTTTATCAGGTACGCAATATCGACCTGGCCAACATCAGCTTTATCCGCGGCAAAACCGGCTGGATCGTGATTGATCCGCTGACTTCGGTTGAAACGGCCAAGGCCGCACTGGATCTGATCAACGCCAAGGTAGAAAACCTGCCCGTGACGGGCGTGATCTTCACCCACAGCCACGTGGACCACTTCGCCGGGATTCGTGGCGTGGTGAAGGAAGAAGACGTCCGGGCAGGCAAAGTACCGGTCGTGGCGCCGGAAGGCTTCATGGAAGAGTCGGTGAGTGAGAACGTATTTGCCGGCAATGTGATGAGCCGCCGCGCCTCGTACATGTACGGCAACTTGCTGCCGAAGAACCCACAAGGCGCAGTGGGTGCCGGTCTGGGCCTGACCACGGCAGCAGGGACCATTACGCTGTTTGAACCCAGCAAGTTGATCGAAAAAACCGGCGAGAAAATGACCATCGACGGCGTGGACGTCGTGTTCCAGATGGCCCCCGGCACAGAAGCCCCGGCAGAAATGCTGTTCTACTTCCCGCAGTTCAAGCTGATTGATCTGGCGGAAGATGCTACCCATACGCTGCATAACCTGCTGACCATGCGCGGCGCCAAGGTGCGTGATGCATCCAAGTGGGGCAAGACGCTCGATACCACGCTGGACATGTGGGGCAAGGATGCCGTGGTTTCCATGGGCAGCCATCACTGGCCACAGTGGGGTAATGATCGCGTGGTCAAGCATCTGGAAGACCAGCGCGATCTGTACAAATACATTAACGATCAAGTCCTGCGCATGGCCAACGAAGGCCTGACCATGCACGAGATTGCCGATCAGTTTGTCCTGCCGGATGGCCTGGCCAAAGAGTTCTACAACCGTGGTTACTACGGCGATCTGAAGCACAACGTGCGTTCCACGTACCAGTTCTATCAAGGCTGGTGGGACGGTAATCCGGCCAATCTGAACCCGCTGCCACCGGTTGAGGAATCGAAGAAGTACGTGGAAATGATTGGTGTGGACAAGATGATGTCCACCGCCAAAGCGGCCTTTGACAAGGGCGATTATCGCTGGTCAGCTACCGTGACCAACAAGATCGTATTTGCCCAGCCTGACAACCAGGCGGCCAAAAACCTGGAAGCCGACGCCCTCGAGCAACTCGGGTATCAGGCCGAATCCGGCCCGGCACGTGACTTCTATCTGTCGGGTGCACAGGAACTGCGTAACGGCATCCAGAAAGCGGCCACCCCCAACACCAGTTCACCCGACATTATCCGTGGCATGACCACAGAAATGTTCCTCGACTTCCTGGGCGTGCACTTCAACGGGCCCAAACTGGGCAATCACACTTATCACTTCAACCTGATCTTCCCGGATACCAAAGAGAAGTTCACGCTTTATGCAGAGAATGGCGTACTGGGTTACGGCAAAGACAAGCAGTACCCCAGCGGGGCCGATGCCACCATTACCCTGAATCGCAGCACGCTGGACAAGATCGCCCTGGGGCAACTGAAGCTGGGCAATCTGTCTGAAACCGGGGAGGTGAAGTTTGATGGCGACAAGGCCAAGTTCAATGAACTGGTGACCTACTTCGACAAGTTCGATTTCTGGTTCCCGATCGCTGCGCCTTGA
- a CDS encoding response regulator — protein sequence MRKFGELVVLVVDDFEPMRKATLTQLRSMGIERVVQAKDGAEALRILKRQTVDMILSDWNMPIMTGLDFLIAVRKDEALSHLPFVMVNQIWASRR from the coding sequence ATGCGAAAGTTTGGTGAACTGGTGGTGCTTGTGGTGGATGACTTTGAACCCATGCGCAAGGCCACTCTGACGCAATTACGCAGCATGGGCATTGAGCGAGTGGTCCAGGCCAAAGACGGTGCTGAGGCTTTGCGCATTCTGAAGCGCCAGACCGTGGATATGATCCTGTCTGACTGGAATATGCCCATCATGACCGGGCTGGATTTTCTGATCGCTGTGCGCAAAGACGAAGCACTGAGCCATTTGCCCTTCGTGATGGTTAACCAGATCTGGGCATCCAGACGATAG
- a CDS encoding TnsA endonuclease N-terminal domain-containing protein — protein MAKRKYGIDEAKIARFLKEGRGEGHGVDYLPWLTIQDVSSSGHSTRMSSRVVGRVHHLLSDIETHAFVTFDWSDSVRDIREQFPLDRDETREIAMEMGVKHPNDPSSRCDIVMTSDFVLDVFTPAGMQMHIRAVKPSEELSNPRVVEKLEIERRYWYRRNVASWGVITEREVPVDRAKNLLFFHGMLRLDGVETPYPGFWEDRCNRFLHTLKQSKQGGTLRGFLRYLESAEGFAAGEGLTVLRHLAANKRLDVNLDLPYSPLLPLDWISIPGNARRDAMGQGGSYAAA, from the coding sequence ATGGCAAAGCGCAAGTACGGCATCGACGAAGCAAAAATCGCTCGTTTCCTGAAAGAAGGTCGAGGCGAAGGGCATGGTGTTGACTATCTCCCCTGGCTGACCATTCAGGATGTCTCCTCCTCCGGCCATTCAACACGGATGTCTAGCCGTGTTGTCGGAAGGGTTCATCACCTTCTATCAGATATCGAAACCCACGCTTTTGTGACCTTTGACTGGTCAGATTCGGTTCGGGATATCCGAGAGCAATTCCCGCTGGATCGTGATGAAACGCGTGAGATCGCGATGGAAATGGGGGTCAAGCACCCGAATGACCCGTCGAGTCGATGCGATATCGTCATGACTTCAGACTTTGTCCTGGATGTATTTACGCCCGCCGGAATGCAAATGCATATCCGCGCGGTCAAACCATCGGAAGAGTTATCCAATCCCCGTGTTGTGGAAAAGCTGGAAATTGAACGCCGTTACTGGTATCGCCGGAATGTTGCTTCTTGGGGGGTCATTACTGAGAGGGAGGTACCAGTCGATCGCGCCAAAAATCTCCTGTTTTTCCACGGAATGCTGAGGCTGGACGGCGTTGAAACACCCTACCCGGGATTCTGGGAAGATCGGTGCAACAGGTTCCTTCATACCCTGAAACAGTCAAAGCAAGGAGGCACACTTCGCGGCTTTCTCCGTTATCTGGAATCGGCCGAAGGTTTTGCCGCCGGGGAAGGACTGACGGTTCTCCGCCACTTGGCTGCAAACAAACGGCTGGATGTGAATCTGGATCTGCCGTATTCCCCGCTGCTTCCGCTGGACTGGATTTCTATTCCCGGTAACGCGCGGCGTGATGCCATGGGACAGGGAGGTTCGTATGCTGCTGCGTAA
- a CDS encoding HD-GYP domain-containing protein gives MTDEHGKAVILVVDDTPDVLHLATQLLKPRFRIKTATTGEKGLEIAAREPVPDLILLDIMMPGIDGYDTCLQLKAQDATRDIPVIFFSAQTGQIDEVRCFEVGAVDFIPKPISPDILQARVNAQLALKTVTDLLRDQNAHLEHEVARRTAEMVAIQDVTITAMASLAETRDSETGNHILRTQSYVKALAESLRQHPRFAAMLTDHYIDLLFKSAPLHDIGKIGIPDFILLKPGKLTVEEFEVMKTHTTLGHDALANAERLLGRPVEFFLLAKEVALSHQEKWDGSGYPQALVGDAIPLSARLMAVADVYDALISRRVYKAPMSHQAATEIIVAGAGQHFDPDIVAAFITLQDEFRAIAARYADHESDIEQKVASLARFKQT, from the coding sequence ATGACGGATGAACACGGTAAAGCGGTGATTCTTGTGGTGGACGACACGCCCGATGTGCTGCATCTGGCCACGCAATTGCTCAAACCCAGGTTCCGGATCAAAACGGCCACTACGGGCGAGAAGGGGCTCGAGATTGCTGCGCGCGAGCCTGTACCGGATCTGATCCTGCTGGACATCATGATGCCGGGCATTGATGGCTACGACACATGCCTGCAATTGAAGGCGCAAGATGCAACGCGCGATATCCCGGTCATCTTTTTTTCTGCGCAGACCGGCCAGATTGATGAAGTGCGCTGTTTTGAAGTGGGCGCGGTGGATTTCATTCCCAAGCCGATCTCACCCGATATCCTGCAGGCGCGCGTCAACGCCCAACTGGCCCTGAAAACGGTCACCGATCTGCTGCGCGACCAGAACGCGCATCTGGAGCACGAGGTGGCGCGGCGCACGGCAGAAATGGTGGCCATTCAGGACGTAACCATTACCGCAATGGCCTCGCTGGCAGAAACTCGGGATTCAGAAACCGGCAACCATATCCTGCGCACGCAAAGCTATGTAAAGGCTTTGGCCGAAAGCCTGCGGCAGCATCCGCGTTTCGCCGCCATGTTGACCGACCACTATATCGACTTGTTGTTCAAATCGGCGCCACTGCACGATATCGGCAAGATCGGCATTCCGGATTTCATTCTGCTCAAGCCTGGCAAACTGACCGTCGAAGAGTTTGAAGTGATGAAAACGCACACCACGCTAGGGCACGACGCGCTGGCAAATGCTGAGCGGCTGCTAGGTAGGCCCGTCGAATTTTTTCTGCTGGCCAAAGAGGTAGCGTTGTCCCATCAAGAAAAGTGGGACGGCAGCGGGTACCCGCAAGCGCTGGTGGGAGATGCCATTCCACTGAGTGCGCGTTTGATGGCAGTGGCCGATGTATACGATGCGCTGATCAGCCGCCGGGTCTACAAAGCGCCGATGTCGCACCAAGCGGCGACAGAAATCATCGTGGCCGGTGCAGGCCAACACTTTGACCCGGACATCGTGGCGGCATTTATCACCCTGCAGGATGAATTCCGGGCCATTGCCGCCCGCTATGCGGACCATGAAAGCGATATTGAGCAGAAGGTGGCCTCGCTCGCCCGCTTCAAACAGACATAA
- the glmS gene encoding glutamine--fructose-6-phosphate transaminase (isomerizing) — MCGIVGAISERNVVPMLLAGLQRLEYRGYDSSGLALSSTGHFDRVRVNGRVADLAAKAQGQTALAGLAHTRWATHGAPTELNAHPHLGGDSVLIVHNGIIENHNALRAELQAQGYRFTSETDSEVIAHLVHHYLERANDLLAAVQATVGRLTGAFAIGVLSRDFPDRVICARRGSPLVLGLGFGEQFFASDIAALLPVTQRMIYLEEGDLAELRRNEVRIYNAAGESVTRQARTVDVAADSADLGHYRHYMQKEIFEQPTAIANTLQRVVELGCQSALFGPEADALFAAAPAVRIVACGSSYHAGLVARYWIEEWTGLPVSVDIASEYRYRKGREQDGTLIIAISQSGETADLLAAMRSARERGDVKVLAICNVPHSTLTRESDLLFLTQAGLEIGVASTKAFTTQLVALYVFAAALARSRKTLEAAQLTEITDALHRLPVLVEEVLAMDSKLEAWAQELAHYHNALFLGRHTLFPIALEGALKLKEIAYIHAEGYAAGELKHGPLALVDEDMPVIACAVNDELLEKVVSNLREVQARSGKVFLLAEPGCESAHEGSHRVLTLPAAAGPLAPVVLTLPLQMLSYHTACRKGTDVDKPRNLAKSVTVE; from the coding sequence ATGTGTGGAATCGTTGGTGCCATCTCGGAACGCAATGTTGTGCCCATGCTGCTGGCCGGGCTGCAACGGCTTGAATACCGGGGTTACGATTCCAGCGGCCTGGCCTTGTCTTCCACCGGTCATTTCGACCGGGTCCGGGTCAACGGCCGCGTTGCGGATCTGGCCGCCAAAGCACAGGGCCAGACCGCACTGGCCGGCCTTGCCCACACCCGTTGGGCCACGCACGGCGCGCCGACAGAGCTGAACGCCCACCCGCACCTGGGCGGCGACAGCGTGCTGATCGTGCACAATGGCATTATCGAAAACCACAATGCCTTGCGCGCCGAACTGCAAGCACAGGGCTACCGCTTTACCTCAGAGACCGATAGCGAAGTTATCGCGCATCTGGTCCACCATTATCTGGAACGTGCCAATGATTTGCTGGCCGCGGTGCAAGCCACCGTAGGCCGCCTTACCGGCGCCTTCGCCATTGGCGTACTCAGCCGTGATTTTCCTGACCGCGTGATCTGCGCCCGCCGTGGCAGCCCGCTGGTGCTGGGGCTGGGTTTTGGCGAGCAATTCTTTGCCTCGGACATTGCCGCCCTGTTGCCCGTCACCCAGCGCATGATCTACCTGGAAGAGGGCGATCTGGCCGAACTGCGCCGCAATGAAGTCCGCATCTACAACGCCGCTGGCGAAAGTGTCACCCGCCAGGCCCGCACCGTGGACGTCGCCGCAGATTCCGCCGATCTGGGCCATTACCGCCACTACATGCAAAAAGAAATCTTCGAACAACCCACCGCCATCGCCAACACGCTGCAACGCGTTGTGGAACTGGGTTGCCAGAGCGCGCTGTTCGGGCCGGAGGCCGACGCCCTGTTCGCCGCTGCGCCCGCCGTGCGGATCGTTGCATGTGGCTCCAGCTACCACGCAGGCCTGGTTGCCCGCTACTGGATCGAAGAATGGACCGGCCTGCCGGTCAGCGTGGATATCGCCAGTGAATACCGCTACCGCAAGGGCCGTGAGCAAGATGGCACGCTGATCATCGCGATCTCCCAGTCGGGCGAAACCGCCGACTTGCTGGCCGCCATGCGCTCTGCGCGCGAACGCGGCGACGTGAAAGTGCTGGCCATCTGCAACGTGCCGCACTCCACCCTGACGCGTGAATCAGACCTGCTGTTCCTGACCCAGGCTGGCCTGGAAATCGGTGTGGCCTCCACCAAGGCCTTCACCACCCAACTGGTCGCCCTTTACGTCTTTGCCGCCGCGCTGGCCCGCAGCCGAAAAACGCTGGAGGCCGCGCAATTGACCGAAATCACCGACGCCCTGCACCGCCTGCCGGTACTAGTCGAAGAAGTGCTGGCCATGGACAGCAAGCTGGAAGCCTGGGCGCAAGAACTGGCCCACTACCACAACGCACTCTTCCTGGGCCGCCACACCTTGTTCCCGATCGCCCTGGAAGGCGCGCTCAAACTCAAGGAAATCGCCTACATCCACGCCGAAGGCTACGCCGCCGGCGAACTCAAGCACGGCCCGCTGGCGCTGGTCGACGAAGACATGCCCGTGATCGCCTGCGCCGTGAATGACGAGCTGCTGGAAAAAGTCGTCTCTAACCTGCGTGAAGTCCAGGCCCGCAGCGGCAAGGTCTTCCTGCTGGCCGAACCCGGCTGCGAATCCGCCCACGAAGGCAGCCACCGCGTGCTGACGCTCCCCGCCGCCGCCGGCCCACTCGCCCCGGTCGTACTCACCCTGCCGCTGCAAATGCTCTCTTACCACACCGCCTGCCGCAAAGGCACCGACGTCGACAAACCGCGCAACCTGGCGAAGTCTGTGACGGTTGAGTGA
- a CDS encoding response regulator, which produces MTIRTKLIALVSVILMLMMLQGVINIIRTSNLRAIVETTYQDRVRSLGELARATQIYEHDVVGTLYRLNSKNTDWEEARAQLLRARADIAAQWHEYTANHQTTEEAKLIALTATHMRVGEAALNRLDTILLARDNAALNEFVHQHMSPVFNAVGDDLQQLIELQMRVSSTNFARAQLAYQGALLTTGGALALALLLATITALGLIRQLTRKISSLQAAMLRAEVDNDLSARAQINGDDEIDGIARAYNALAQQLEDHQAVREGLFVLAENAQPAETLTGFGEQLLNKLAPMLHCGAAAFYAQGSDDSGLLYRGGYGLNAAQGTAHEETARGLLAQAQQAHAPFEIDDVPAGYLHVISALGGAEPAHIVLVPLRLSNGQTAVIELASFGPFNERDWRIIQTLALVTVPQLEVLLRTLRAKELVEKLQQQTDELASSRQQLMEYARTLEHNNSELAEKTERLEQQANELEEQKEQLATTENWFRSILESAPDGMLVVGENGDIALSNWQVESLFGYERGGLQGRSIEQLVPQVNRAGHDRSRAGFVAEGGARSMGGRGVVIRGLRQDGSEFDADISLSVLPQRPTEARFVCVAVRDITQRKADEAARAELEELNRVILTSAGVGVIGVDARNRLVFVNPYALELLQGAEEELLGRGLPEFDGAIAQTDEVGRFGQTDGPLGVFGSGQSGLLRRRDGSVLPVDFGISPMHKVGELDGAVVIFRDATDRLEAEQQQRNAKEAAEVATRAKSDFLANMSHEIRTPMNAIIGMTHLALKTELAPRQQDYLSKIQSSGQHLLGLINGILDFSKIEAGKLALETVAFSLDKLLEDVGAFVMEKAAAKSLELVFDTACDVPHRFTGDPVRLKQILINLLSNAIKFTEHGQIRLHAHVVEAQDDNTLLYFAVSDTGIGLTEAQQSSLFQSFSQADVSTTRKYGGTGLGLAICKMLAELMGGQVGVESTPGKGSTFWFTVSLGSVPVADPADNDEILRGRRVLVVDDNDLARDVAVRLLEELGMRADCVGSGHAAVSNALQADHDGAPYEVVLVDWRMPGMDGFATAQAIFSSVLSLTPHIVLVTAHGDEHTYRMLVECGLAGLLRKPVSFGHLRTCLNGLFGGRPATDHDVLDEGQIGGLADPERLTILLVEDNDLNQQVAVELLAEGGIQVDVAQNGEIALGQMAARNYDLVLMDMQMPVMDGVAATQELRRLGYRQPIVAMTANAMAADRQLCLDAGMNDHLAKPIDPGALWQVLRRWLPVAARTEPPPEAADTAKLDTPMITGLDTTDGLYRVRGNARVYHDLLRRFAQGQRNAVAAMRDAQVAGDTATAVRLAHTTKGVAGQIGAHEVQALAEAAELALVAANGDAIAAALNALAASLAPLVTAIDAAMPEPVVAVADHPPQPEQLAPVCARLTALMADNDVEARDVLEQWAGLLRGAFNSRFGLIEKALYAFDFDAALAELHIAMAMSGVKAET; this is translated from the coding sequence ATGACCATCCGCACCAAACTGATCGCACTTGTGAGCGTCATCCTTATGCTCATGATGCTTCAAGGGGTGATCAACATCATCCGTACGTCCAATTTGCGCGCGATTGTTGAAACAACCTACCAGGATCGCGTGCGTAGCTTGGGCGAGCTAGCCCGGGCTACTCAGATCTACGAACATGACGTTGTTGGGACGCTGTATCGGCTCAATTCAAAAAATACGGATTGGGAAGAAGCGCGAGCACAACTGTTGCGCGCGCGCGCCGACATTGCGGCGCAGTGGCATGAATATACCGCCAACCACCAGACAACCGAAGAAGCAAAACTGATCGCATTGACCGCAACGCATATGCGCGTGGGTGAAGCGGCACTGAACCGCCTGGACACTATTTTGCTGGCACGCGATAACGCGGCGTTGAATGAATTTGTGCACCAGCATATGTCCCCGGTGTTCAACGCGGTGGGTGACGACCTGCAGCAGCTCATCGAGTTGCAGATGCGGGTGTCCTCCACCAATTTTGCGCGGGCACAATTGGCCTACCAAGGCGCGCTGTTGACCACCGGCGGCGCATTGGCGCTAGCGTTGCTGCTGGCGACAATCACGGCTTTGGGTCTGATCCGGCAGTTGACACGCAAGATCAGCAGTTTGCAGGCGGCAATGCTGCGGGCTGAAGTGGACAATGATCTGAGCGCGCGCGCGCAGATCAACGGCGATGATGAAATCGACGGCATTGCTCGTGCCTACAACGCCCTGGCCCAACAGCTTGAAGATCACCAGGCTGTCCGTGAAGGACTGTTCGTACTGGCAGAGAATGCGCAACCCGCAGAAACACTGACCGGGTTTGGCGAACAGTTGCTGAATAAACTGGCCCCCATGCTGCATTGTGGCGCCGCTGCCTTCTATGCCCAGGGCAGCGACGATAGCGGGCTCTTGTACCGCGGCGGCTATGGTTTGAATGCTGCACAAGGTACCGCACACGAAGAGACCGCGCGCGGCCTGTTGGCCCAAGCCCAACAGGCGCATGCGCCCTTTGAAATCGACGACGTCCCGGCGGGCTATCTGCACGTGATTTCAGCGCTAGGTGGTGCCGAACCGGCCCATATCGTATTGGTGCCGCTGCGTTTAAGCAACGGGCAAACGGCGGTGATCGAACTGGCCTCGTTCGGCCCCTTCAATGAGCGTGACTGGCGCATTATCCAGACACTGGCGCTGGTTACGGTGCCGCAACTGGAGGTCCTCCTGCGCACACTGCGCGCCAAAGAACTGGTTGAAAAACTGCAGCAACAGACCGATGAATTGGCTTCATCCCGCCAGCAATTAATGGAATACGCCCGCACACTTGAACACAACAATTCCGAGTTGGCCGAAAAAACCGAGCGCCTGGAACAACAAGCGAATGAGCTTGAAGAGCAGAAAGAACAGCTGGCCACCACCGAGAACTGGTTTCGCAGCATCCTGGAATCCGCGCCAGATGGCATGTTAGTGGTCGGGGAGAACGGCGATATTGCGCTGAGCAACTGGCAGGTTGAGAGCCTGTTTGGCTATGAACGGGGGGGATTGCAGGGCAGATCAATCGAACAATTGGTGCCGCAGGTAAACCGGGCAGGACATGACAGATCGCGGGCGGGTTTTGTGGCAGAGGGTGGTGCGCGCAGCATGGGTGGCCGGGGTGTTGTTATCCGTGGTCTGCGCCAGGACGGCAGCGAGTTTGATGCCGATATCAGTCTATCCGTCTTACCCCAGCGGCCCACGGAAGCGCGTTTTGTGTGTGTGGCGGTGCGCGATATCACCCAACGCAAGGCAGATGAGGCTGCGCGCGCTGAGCTGGAAGAACTCAATCGCGTCATTCTCACGTCGGCAGGTGTGGGGGTGATTGGGGTCGATGCGCGCAACCGGCTGGTTTTTGTAAACCCCTACGCGCTGGAACTGCTGCAGGGTGCAGAAGAAGAATTGCTCGGGCGGGGTTTGCCTGAATTTGACGGCGCAATAGCGCAAACAGACGAGGTGGGCCGTTTTGGCCAGACCGATGGACCTTTGGGCGTATTTGGCAGCGGGCAATCGGGCTTGTTGCGTCGCCGTGACGGCAGTGTGCTGCCAGTGGATTTTGGTATTTCACCCATGCATAAGGTGGGGGAGCTGGATGGTGCGGTGGTCATTTTTCGGGATGCTACAGACCGGCTCGAGGCTGAGCAGCAGCAACGCAATGCCAAAGAAGCCGCCGAAGTGGCCACGCGCGCCAAGAGTGATTTTCTGGCCAATATGAGCCATGAAATCCGCACGCCCATGAACGCCATCATTGGCATGACTCACTTGGCGTTAAAAACCGAGTTGGCCCCGCGCCAGCAAGATTATCTGAGCAAAATCCAGTCATCTGGCCAGCACTTGCTTGGGCTCATCAACGGGATCCTGGATTTTTCCAAAATCGAAGCGGGCAAGCTTGCGCTGGAGACGGTGGCGTTCTCTCTGGATAAGTTACTGGAAGACGTTGGCGCATTTGTGATGGAAAAAGCCGCCGCCAAATCGCTGGAGCTGGTCTTTGATACCGCGTGCGATGTGCCGCATCGGTTCACGGGAGATCCCGTGCGCTTGAAGCAGATATTGATCAACCTGCTGAGTAACGCCATCAAGTTTACTGAGCATGGTCAGATCCGCTTGCATGCCCATGTGGTCGAAGCCCAAGACGATAACACGTTGCTGTATTTCGCGGTCAGCGATACCGGTATCGGCTTGACTGAGGCGCAGCAATCCAGTTTGTTTCAGTCTTTCTCTCAAGCGGACGTATCCACTACCCGCAAATATGGCGGTACCGGCCTGGGCCTCGCCATCTGCAAGATGCTCGCCGAGCTGATGGGGGGACAAGTTGGCGTAGAAAGCACACCAGGTAAAGGGAGCACCTTCTGGTTTACCGTCAGTCTGGGCTCAGTCCCGGTAGCAGACCCTGCGGACAACGATGAAATACTGCGTGGCCGCCGGGTACTGGTGGTAGACGACAACGACTTGGCGCGCGACGTGGCGGTCAGGCTGCTGGAAGAACTGGGAATGCGCGCGGACTGCGTCGGCTCTGGCCACGCCGCCGTCTCTAACGCGCTGCAGGCAGACCACGATGGTGCGCCCTATGAGGTGGTGCTGGTTGACTGGCGCATGCCGGGTATGGATGGCTTTGCGACGGCGCAGGCGATTTTTTCCAGCGTATTGTCATTGACGCCGCACATAGTGCTGGTCACCGCACATGGTGATGAACACACTTACCGGATGCTGGTCGAGTGCGGATTGGCTGGGCTGCTGCGCAAACCCGTCAGTTTTGGCCATTTGCGCACCTGCCTGAACGGGCTCTTCGGCGGGCGGCCTGCGACGGATCATGATGTATTGGATGAGGGCCAGATCGGCGGCCTGGCTGATCCGGAGCGCCTGACCATCTTGCTGGTAGAAGACAACGATCTTAATCAGCAAGTGGCGGTTGAACTGCTGGCCGAGGGGGGTATTCAAGTGGATGTGGCCCAGAACGGTGAGATCGCGCTTGGGCAGATGGCTGCGCGCAATTACGACCTTGTGTTGATGGACATGCAGATGCCGGTGATGGATGGCGTGGCGGCCACCCAGGAGTTACGCCGCCTGGGTTACCGTCAACCCATTGTGGCGATGACCGCCAATGCCATGGCGGCTGATCGGCAACTGTGCCTGGACGCGGGGATGAATGACCACCTGGCCAAACCGATTGATCCTGGGGCGTTATGGCAAGTGCTCCGACGCTGGTTGCCCGTTGCAGCCAGAACAGAACCCCCGCCAGAGGCCGCCGATACCGCAAAGCTGGACACACCCATGATAACCGGTCTGGACACCACTGACGGTCTATACAGGGTGCGTGGCAATGCGCGTGTCTATCATGATCTTTTGCGCCGTTTCGCCCAAGGCCAGCGCAATGCAGTGGCGGCAATGCGTGATGCCCAAGTCGCAGGCGACACCGCCACGGCAGTGCGGCTGGCTCATACCACCAAAGGCGTAGCGGGCCAGATTGGCGCGCACGAGGTGCAGGCGTTGGCTGAGGCAGCTGAGCTGGCACTGGTAGCGGCAAACGGTGATGCCATCGCTGCCGCGCTGAACGCACTGGCAGCGTCTTTGGCGCCATTGGTTACGGCCATTGACGCTGCTATGCCAGAGCCGGTGGTTGCAGTTGCAGACCACCCCCCCCAGCCAGAGCAACTGGCGCCGGTGTGCGCCAGGTTGACCGCGTTGATGGCCGACAATGATGTCGAAGCCCGCGACGTGCTTGAACAGTGGGCTGGTCTGCTGCGCGGCGCATTCAATTCGCGGTTTGGCCTGATCGAAAAAGCGTTGTATGCGTTTGATTTCGACGCGGCACTGGCAGAATTGCACATTGCCATGGCCATGTCAGGAGTAAAGGCGGAGACATGA